The following nucleotide sequence is from Vanrija pseudolonga chromosome 4, complete sequence.
CCGCGCGGTTGAGGAACTCGGCAGAGATGTAGGGCACCCAGCGTCCACCGTAGCTCTCGCCTGTGACGAAAATCCTGTAGTTCTTGATTCCAAACTTGTTCTGGAACTCCTTGAACCAGTCGGCGAACTGgaccgcgacgtcggccgaCGACTTGGCAGTGGGCGTGCCGGTCGAGAAACCGGTGCCGACGGGCTGGTCGACGCTGGGGCGTCAGGCGCGCCTCAGCAGGGCCACTCGACTCACAATAGCACGTTGGTCAACTTGCTCCAGGCATACGGGTTTTCGCGGGCCTTGATCTGGCCCTCGGCCCACATGATGGGGCCAATCTCGCGCATGAAGCCGAACAGGGACGAGCAGCCCGGTCCGCCAGTCAGCCAGATTGTCAACTCGTCGACCGGGGCGCCGTCCTTGGGCTTGAAGACGTAGAAGAGCGTGTCGTTGGGCTTGGAGGGGTTGATGGCAATGTTGCCAGAGTACATCTCGCCAAAGTCGTAGTCGATGTCCGGGAGGGAAGTGGTGAGGGCGTCTGGGACGGATGTCAGCCGTGCTCTAGCGTGCGGTTGCTGCGCAATCCGCCACACTGTTCCCGCCACATGCCACCAAACCAACTCACCCTTGGTGCAGTCCTTGTAGTACCGGAAACAAGTGGTGTTGACCGGCTTCTCAGGCTTGGGCTTGCACTTGCCGTGGCCATTGCCCTTGCCTTTACCGTGCTTttccttgcccttgcccttgccgtgGCCCTTGCCATGGCCATAGTCAccaccgcggcgctcgaggctCGGCGGGGCAGCGTTGTTCTCCTCCACCGTCGGCCACGACCACAGCGGGTCGATGGGGAACTTCCACTCGGTAGCGGCGTCGGTGGAGGCCTGCGCGCCCGTGAGGGGGCCGAGGGCCGCGATGCCCAgtgcggcgaggagcgcgacgggcTTCATGTGTCAAAAGAGTGTGGTTAACGAGTGTGGGGTGCGCAGAGGCGCAATGAGTGGAGTGGGAGGGTCAAGGGGAGAGAGAGCTGGGGGCGGCCCTGCTTGTGACCTCGTACGCATGTTATACCCCTCGCCCCGACtcgacccccacccacccccgcgaGGTGACGGTGAAGAGCAACAGAGGTAGGTGGACCCCAACACCGGAACACGGGGCCGAccgccgagacgcgcgcgcgctgtgaGTGTGGTGCGGtacgcgccgcgctctcgGCATGCGGTCAGGTTAAGGTTCGTACCGCAACGCGAGGCCCCCTGGCAATGCGACACACCCGCCGGCGGGGGACAACTCTAACGTCGGCGCACGGCAGATGCGTGCGGTCATGTTGTGACAGCTCCAGGGGGAAGAAGCGGCGGGAGTTGCCGATTCCAGagagggtgggtggaggaggaggttgtcttggcgcgcccgcggcgcgaTGCCGACCCGCGCCTGACTTCTTCCGCACCTCGGCCTCTtgacgcacgcacgcacgcacgcacgcacgacgccTCGACACCACCCGTTCCCCACAAACGCACATTCCGCGCGTGATCTCCCTGTGGGCAGATTACCTTCCCATCTGGCCGACAGAGTTTGGACGAGATGTTTGGAGACGCGTGCCTGCCGGCGTGGcactgctgcctgcctcgcgcctcgctccCCTCGTTGTTTGCGGTCGCGTCGAACGTGCCGGGAAGTCACCTGCCTATTATGCCAGGGTTTCGCTGGCAAGGTTgcctccgacgacgaggtggagagggtcgaggtggaggcggtggccTTGGTtgccgtgcccgccgagtGCAGGTGAAGATCAGGCAGACGGGTGGAAGGGGTgggagctcaaggagggAAGGAAAAGAGGAGGTCATCGTCGCGGTTCCCTGCAAAGAGTTGCCGTTGAGCCGCTGGTGGCCTCGAACCGAGGAGGGCCAAGGAGGACAACGAGACAGACGGCAGCCTGTGAGCCCCGAAGTTGTCACCGAGGTTGCTTGTTTGTGACTCTGCTGAACCGAGGGTAAGAGACGAGGACCGTAGGAGGAGCGACTCAGTTGCGGGTTGCGCACGAAGTCAGCACCGGCGAGGAGACTCGGCGCGCCGTAGGTGTGCCGTTAGTTACACAGAGGGGCAGGTGAGTGCGTAGTTGTCAGGACCCCCCGCCCAGGggaccgccgccacgcccgcacCTCTATATGTTCCATGCTTGGCTGGTCTACAAGTTACAACAGTAGATTGACGTGATGACACTTTATGTGTGAGGTTTCGTGTATGTCTATCGcccgagcttgagcttggccacgcccgccgcgacgccttggctcgcgctcagccgccgctgctcgagcacggggccgaagacgtcgtcgccgccgccgccgccgccgtggcgctgtatgtcggcgctgacgcggATAGACGCCCGCGCAGACGCCGGGCCGCTCTTCCCGCTCCCTTCctggctcgagcgcgtcgatgtGCTCGCCATGTCGCTCGGGGCGGGTGACAGCCGCCGAGGAATCGCACTGGGCACTCCTTCCACACCCATCGCCTTGAGGTTGGACGCGACAGCAATGCCGAGGCTCTCGACCCTTGCGCTCAGCCAGCTGGCAAAGCACGGCGACATGCAGAATGACGAGTAAAAGTCGGACTCGACGCGCGACTTGGTACTCAGACCCTTTGTTTTGAAGGACAGCGGGTTCGGGCCCTTCGTCTTGAGGTGGCTCACGAATGCCGGAAGTGAGAACGGCTTGAGTGTGGATAGCGAGAgtgccggtggtggaggGGGCACTGCGCTGCGACCCGGCTGAGGCGACGATGGGACCGGCGTCCGAGGAGGCACCAGCGTCTGGAAGTACCGGTTGAGGGGTACCAGCATCTTCTCGGTAAGCTGGCGGAAGTGCGCCCGGAGAGCATCGTTGCCTTCCGGATCTGCAAGGTTAGGGCCGCCCGTGCACCCGTTACTCACCATCAAACTTCCCCTCCGCAACCAAACCTTCCAGTCGCTTAAGCAGCGCACGGTCCTTCTGCACGCTGCGATGGCGACGCGAGATGAAGCCCTCGGGAGTCTCGGTTCGGGGGCCTCCCGGAACCTGGGGCCGTGGTCTGTCACTCGGGACCGAGATAACGTTGGGCCAGTGCGACGCGGCGTTGCGGAAGAATGGGttctggggtgtgagtgggtgcaGACAGCAAGAAGAACCCACCGTTACGCCAACAACTACACCAGCCTGGGGCTTGCTTGCGTTGACCAGGAGCGAAAAGTCGTGGTCATGGATGTGGAGGTAAGGACGGAAGTCTCCAGCCAGCGGGATGGGGCGGACAATCTCCCGGAGCCACCACACAATCTCAGAGCACGTCCTCGGGTCGGGGGCAATGACGAGCACCGGCTCGGCGAGAACCAGGCATTCCCATATTGACCAGAGAGATGGGAGGAAAGATGCGAGCGTGcgcaagggcgacgacgatggtAGCGAGGCCAGGAGCTGAGGGAGGAGTTAGAACCGCGACATGCGTGCAACTCACCGGTCCAGGCTCGTTTCGGTTGACTCGAATGTCCACCTGAGGGTTGTCCGTTGAGTCGGGGAGCTTGACGGTGAGTACTTCTGAGAGGAGAGGAAGttcgagctgcgcgtcgggCACGGGGTCGGGCCAGCTCGCGATAGCGTGGCACGCAACCTCGAGCGCTGAGTAGCCGTACTGGAAGAAAGATGGCGCTACGCGTCCGAGAACGGCAGAGAAGAGCTGGGGGAAggggaggtgggtgaggatgacgacggatttctggggtcagctgctGCTCTAGAGGAGCTAGCTCACCTGCATGAATCCACGAGCGATGCCCCTATCGCGCCGCTGGTGGAACCACACAAAGCCGTACAGCCACTCGCGGCCCCGCTCGTCCCAGTTGCGGTACTCTGCCGCCTTCTCtctcgacaagctcacccCCCGCGCATGGCCTGGTCTTCTGCCGAGGACTGGCTCGTCGGTGCGATCAGGCAGTGGCGATGGCGGCTCGGGGAAGGCCAGGGACGACGGATCAGGCGGCAGGTGTCTGATCTTGAACGAGAACTGGATACTCCCCTCGGTGAAGAGTGACGTGTCGGGGAAGGACGAGAAGGCGCTGGTAGGTGAGCTTGAATCGGCTAACGGCACCTACACattctccttctcgcccgtGCCCCATCTCCGGCCGACTGCGCGGCGCTCCACCACGGGCCCACGCTCGAGATCAAAGTTGCACACGACAATCTCCTTGACCCATCGGCTCATTTTCTGCGCGCAGTCGTCATCAACAAGGGGCGGGGGTCGTGGGCTTGCGACAAgaggcgacgacgtgttCGGGTCGAGGAGTTTCTTGGCGAACGGCcctgccgacgtcgtcgccgagctcgtgactgtcgccgacgccgggtCGTTTCCCCGCGACGCGAGGTCCACGGTCGGGATTTTGACGCTCAGACTCCGCGAGCGGGTGACGCCGGGTCTGCGGGACGCCAGTGAGGACGGGGTATTGATGCTGATGGTTGGGGTGGATGGAAGATCGGCAGATGACGTTGTTGATGTTGACGACGGATGCCGTGTGCCGTTCTGCATCGCAGAAAGCGGCCTCTCTACACCGCCGCTGGCTTCACCGCGTTgcggtgtcgacggcgctgcACTGGCAGACCGTTGTGGAACGCCGCTGGCGTGTGGGTCAAGCAGCCCCTTACCGAGAAGCCTTTGTGGGGCTGGCGTGCTCACatcgcgcgggcggggcggtaGTCTGTCTGCCGCTGCGATGGGGAATCCGAGGCCAGAGCGAGGGCCAAGAGATAGCGAAATGTCGCCAGTGTCCTCTCCAAAGTCGGTGTCATCATTCCACAGCTTGTGGCCGTTACCGTTTCCTGTTCGAGAGTGGGTACTGGTCGTGGAGTAGTAGCTGGCGCTACCACGGCCGTTGTTGGCCGTGGGAGCAGTCATGACATGGAcgaggggggcggcgggctgaGCGGGGTCAAGGGCGTCGGTGGCCTAGTTGTCTATAATGTTGATGAGGGACAATGTAGCCATGTAAGGTGAGTGTGCAGTAAAGAGGGTGAAGTCTGACGGGAGGTGAGATGGGCTAGAGTCTTGTTGCTGCCAAAAGCGTTCGTCGAACCGAGTGCTCGTGCACTTCGACCCGAgtagcctgcctgcctggctgctggctgttGGTGGAAACGGACGTCATTACACGCGGAACTTTATTGTCACATGCGCGCGCGATCTCGTCTCAATGGCAggcacaccgccgccagcctgTCTGCCTGCCTAGTGCCCGCCATCAGTGAATTGTCACAATAAAGGAATCGCGGGAAGTGCGGCATGCATATCCCATTGTTCATCATCGGCCACTTGAAGTAGACTCGAGACAAGGGGACACAAGCGAGCAGGGGGCAGGGGAAACCTCTACGAACCAGCCCACTTTCCTCCGGGGGGTTGGTTGGCTGCGGATATCTGggcagcacacacacacacacagcacacagAGCGCGAGCTGTGTATACTCTGCCTCGGATTCATTTCCCCTCTTCGCTTCACGATCAACCAACATGCCACTCCGATTCCCCCCTCTACTCACCCGTTCActccctccgcctccgtAGATGGCTACTGGACACACCCGCCTACctgctccgcctcccccacaTCTAGGATAACCATCGGCCAGTTGATGTCAGCAACCGAGCATGGTCGTTGACTGTCGAGGTGAAACGACCACTCAACGTAGCGGCGGATGTATCCGCACTGCTGCAAGATTACTAGTGACGTGAACCATGACCAGTAGTTACCGTGACGTCTCTCCTTCCTCGCATGCCACATTGCGCGTTGCCGAGGTGCCTTGTCACTGTGTCAGTCACGACTCGACAACAAAGCAAGTGACAATGGGTCGCCCCCGCATGGAGTTCTCCGCGGGTCTATGCCGCATCGGCGTTGCATCTCGCTCTTCCGAGGTTGAGAGAGCTTGTGCAAGGCGCCGTTGCATCTTGAAGCCGTCGCTGCGTGGCTTCGATGGCTTGTGACGTTGTGACGACGCGGTGGTGGCCCCCAAAGCCTTTGGCGGCGTGTGCCCCGATGTTAACGagagtcgacgagggcgtctAATCAATCCAAATAAATGTTAATGCGCTAACAGGCTAATCCAAATACAAGGGAATGCGTCCCAACGGCCGGCTTGTTATGCCGATGTCTGCCGGGATACGCACGGCCCGGAGAGCTCCTTCGCAGCGCGGAGCGCTTGTAGCCCTCCTCGTCTGACTCGCATATACTCGCCAGGTCGGTTCCCCAATCACGCCATCAAACTCACCGCCCTTACCGGCCAATCGTCGAATCCTAATTGGCTACAGGGCGCATATTTCACTTTCGGAATACTCCATCACTATAGCCACGTGGCGAATCCCTACTATTCGGCCGACCCGATTCGTGCACCATTCGAGATTTACGACTCGAGAATGTGTGGAGAGTAGTAGTCAGGCAGGCAGACGTCGAGCCGTGAGCCGCATCACACTGCCGAAGTCTGTTCTGGCCTGCTACAGACTAGCCGCGTCCCTCCTACCTACTCCACACACGTTGAATGTCCTCCTCATCTCCTCATCTTGCAAGAAATCAAAAACCTATAAAAACAAACAAGCCAAGGTTGCGACTAGACAGCAACATGGTCTCGTTCGCATCCCCAGTATCCTCGGGATTAGCCACCCCCAGATCCTACTATGGCGATGTCGACGAGTCGCTCCTCCACAACAATGTCGAAGCAAACCTCCCATGGGTTATTCAGAAGTATGGCGGCACCTCTGTCGGcaagtcgctcgactcgatcACCCAGATTGTAGAGTGAGTGTGGAGCCAGCCTTAGACACGTTCATCGCACACACACAGACACCAGCtcacgccaccacccccaggTCATATCTCAAGACAAATCGCGTCGCTATTgtctgctcggcgcgctcgacccagaccaaggccctcggcacgaccaacctcctcctccaggcgTCTCGTGAGGCCCTCGAGCCGTCAAAGTCGCGCCCCGACGCCTCGGGCTACCAGACGCCATTGTACCCCAAGCGGGTCGGCAGTGGCTTCTTCAGCGGCTCGATGATCTCTTCCTTCTCCTCATTGAAGGACGACACCCCCGCCCGCTCTTCCTCTCCTTCCCCCTTCCACCCCGTTGCTggcaag
It contains:
- the DENND6B gene encoding Protein DENND6B; this translates as MTAPTANNGRGSASYYSTTSTHSRTGNGNGHKLWNDDTDFGEDTGDISLSLGPRSGLGFPIAAADRLPPRPRDVSTPAPQRLLGKGLLDPHASGVPQRSASAAPSTPQRGEASGGVERPLSAMQNGTRHPSSTSTTSSADLPSTPTISINTPSSLASRRPGVTRSRSLSVKIPTVDLASRGNDPASATVTSSATTSAGPFAKKLLDPNTSSPLVASPRPPPLVDDDCAQKMSRWVKEIVVCNFDLERGPVVERRAVGRRWGTGEKENVAFSSFPDTSLFTEGSIQFSFKIRHLPPDPSSLAFPEPPSPLPDRTDEPVLGRRPGHARGVSLSREKAAEYRNWDERGREWLYGFVWFHQRRDRGIARGFMQKSVVILTHLPFPQLFSAVLGRVAPSFFQYGYSALEVACHAIASWPDPVPDAQLELPLLSEVLTVKLPDSTDNPQVDIRVNRNEPGPLLASLPSSSPLRTLASFLPSLWSIWECLVLAEPVLVIAPDPRTCSEIVWWLREIVRPIPLAGDFRPYLHIHDHDFSLLVNASKPQAGVVVGVTNPFFRNAASHWPNVISVPSDRPRPQVPGGPRTETPEGFISRRHRSVQKDRALLKRLEGLVAEGKFDDPEGNDALRAHFRQLTEKMLVPLNRYFQTLVPPRTPVPSSPQPGRSAVPPPPPALSLSTLKPFSLPAFVSHLKTKGPNPLSFKTKGLSTKSRVESDFYSSFCMSPCFASWLSARVESLGIAVASNLKAMGVEGVPSAIPRRLSPAPSDMASTSTRSSQEGSGKSGPASARASIRVSADIQRHGGGGGGDDVFGPVLEQRRLSASQGVAAGVAKLKLGR